The Drosophila sechellia strain sech25 chromosome 2R, ASM438219v1, whole genome shotgun sequence nucleotide sequence GGGCATGTAAAATTTTTTCCATtgtctttatatttttaacaaGGATTCAGTTCTTCACCTTTGAATTTATCATTCTGGTTACAAcgtaattatatatatactttgaatttttatttataattgtttttttagACACAGCATAAAGTAATATTAGGTGGAGATATTTATTTTCCCATGCGCTGGATGGACCACTCCTGCTGGCACAACGGGCATCGGTTGTTCTGCTTGACCCACAGCGACATGCAGCAGTGGTGAAAGGAGTGGTTGCACTCGCCCCAAACCACCACGCAGTCCTGGCGACCCATCACATCCCGCTTGTTGTCCGCCTGGCAGCGAAGGCAGGAatctaaattaaatataaaatattaaactcGTTAGCAAAATccataaaaataaaggaatcttaagaaaatataaaatattaaactcGTTACCAAAatccataaaaataaatccatCAATATAGGATTAGTTTAAATGAGGAAATAGGTATTTCAATTATTC carries:
- the LOC6608695 gene encoding RING-box protein 2; this encodes MADDPENSVDRPTDDGDASKPEKMFTLKKWNAVAMWSWDVECDICAICRVQVMDSCLRCQADNKRDVMGRQDCVVVWGECNHSFHHCCMSLWVKQNNRCPLCQQEWSIQRMGK